The Bradyrhizobium ottawaense genome window below encodes:
- a CDS encoding DUF2059 domain-containing protein, producing MSKRLLTIAGALLFLVCGASAQAPSPEAMSAARKLVVTLKIADQYRALLPQLLLKLRPVVAQDRPEIERDYDAVTAPGSEIYAPFVASMVEQIAAFYAQSFSVDELRQIEAFYAQPAGKKFLEKSDALAQASAQIGQDVSQKAADELKQRLIEALRQKGHKL from the coding sequence ATGTCCAAACGTTTGTTGACGATCGCCGGCGCTCTCCTGTTTCTCGTCTGCGGTGCATCGGCGCAGGCGCCGTCGCCGGAGGCGATGAGCGCGGCGCGCAAGCTCGTCGTCACCTTGAAGATCGCCGATCAGTACCGCGCATTGCTGCCGCAGCTCCTGCTCAAGCTCCGGCCCGTGGTCGCGCAGGACAGGCCGGAGATCGAGCGCGACTACGATGCGGTGACGGCACCCGGCTCCGAGATCTATGCTCCGTTCGTTGCGTCCATGGTCGAGCAGATCGCGGCGTTCTATGCCCAAAGCTTCAGCGTGGACGAGCTGCGCCAGATCGAGGCGTTCTATGCCCAGCCGGCCGGGAAGAAGTTCTTGGAGAAGTCGGATGCGCTGGCGCAGGCGAGTGCGCAGATCGGCCAGGATGTCAGCCAGAAGGCCGCCGACGAATTGAAGCAGCGCCTGATCGAGGCGCTGCGCCAGAAAGGCCACAAGCTCTGA
- a CDS encoding ABC transporter permease, producing the protein MRFDNLFQLGIKELRGLVRDPMLLVLIVYSFTLAVYAGAKALPETLNRAAIAVVDEDHSPISTRIEMAFTAPYFSVPRMISQYDMDRRMDAGLDTFALDIPPDFQRDLLARKSPTIQLNVDATRISQAFNGGGYIEQIVSAEVAEFLAHTRNAQTAPIELTLRARFNPELKKSWFGAIDHVITSITMLSIILTGAALIREREHGTIEHLLVMPVTPLEIMVSKVWSMGAVVLVASALSIAFVVKGWLEVTIDGSLALFLVGAALQLFATTSMGIFLATVAGSMPQFGLLLIMILLPLQTLSGSMTPRESMPQFVQDIMLAAPNTHFVMLAQAILFRGAGLEAVWPQLVALAVIGSVFFVIALRRFRAFLA; encoded by the coding sequence ATGCGCTTCGACAATTTGTTTCAGCTCGGCATCAAGGAATTGCGCGGCCTCGTGCGTGACCCCATGCTGCTCGTGCTCATCGTCTATTCCTTCACGCTGGCGGTCTATGCCGGCGCGAAGGCGCTGCCGGAAACGCTGAACCGCGCCGCGATCGCGGTCGTTGACGAAGACCATTCGCCGATCTCGACCCGCATCGAGATGGCATTCACGGCGCCCTACTTCTCCGTACCGCGCATGATCTCGCAATACGACATGGACCGGCGGATGGATGCCGGCCTCGATACCTTCGCGCTCGACATCCCGCCTGACTTCCAGCGCGACCTGCTGGCGCGCAAATCGCCCACGATACAGCTCAACGTCGATGCGACCCGCATCTCACAGGCGTTCAACGGCGGCGGCTATATCGAGCAGATCGTCAGCGCGGAAGTCGCGGAGTTCCTGGCGCACACGCGCAATGCCCAGACCGCGCCGATCGAGCTGACGCTGCGGGCGCGATTCAATCCGGAGCTGAAGAAATCCTGGTTCGGCGCCATCGACCACGTGATCACCTCGATTACGATGCTCTCGATCATCCTGACCGGCGCGGCGCTGATCCGCGAGCGTGAGCACGGCACCATCGAGCATCTGCTGGTGATGCCGGTCACGCCATTGGAGATCATGGTGAGCAAGGTCTGGTCGATGGGCGCCGTGGTGCTGGTCGCCTCCGCGCTGTCGATCGCCTTCGTCGTCAAGGGCTGGCTGGAGGTGACGATCGACGGCTCGCTGGCGCTGTTCCTCGTCGGCGCCGCGCTGCAGCTGTTTGCCACCACCAGCATGGGCATCTTTCTCGCCACCGTCGCCGGCTCGATGCCGCAGTTCGGGCTGCTGCTGATCATGATCCTGCTGCCGCTGCAGACCCTGTCGGGCAGCATGACACCGCGCGAGAGCATGCCGCAATTCGTCCAGGACATCATGCTCGCGGCGCCCAACACGCATTTCGTGATGCTCGCCCAGGCGATCCTGTTCCGCGGCGCGGGCCTGGAGGCCGTGTGGCCGCAGCTGGTCGCGCTCGCCGTGATCGGCAGCGTCTTCTTCGTGATCGCACTGCGGCGCTTCCGCGCGTTCCTGGCTTAG
- a CDS encoding FadR/GntR family transcriptional regulator, translating into MPVAPLFRPIDVAPAYQKVADAIEREIVNGRIKPGDPIGTEHDLVRQFGVNRSTIREGIRVLEEGGLIRRDSSRRLHACLPRYSKLASRLSRALVLHEVTFRELYEASMTLEVASIEGAVERASEENLAELAGNLARSEAVVGDPALLAECDAEFHVLVAKASQNRVLQLAREPAAQLFYPTTEMIVTGVAEGGPRLVAAHRHLIDAIRDRDREAGVLWTRRHLQDWRRGFEKIASLDRSVEHMYMEHAQAARRR; encoded by the coding sequence TTGCCTGTCGCGCCGCTGTTCCGACCGATCGATGTCGCGCCGGCCTATCAGAAGGTGGCCGACGCCATCGAGCGCGAGATCGTCAATGGCCGCATCAAGCCCGGCGATCCCATCGGCACCGAGCACGATCTGGTCCGCCAGTTCGGCGTCAATCGCTCGACCATCCGCGAGGGCATCCGTGTGCTGGAGGAGGGCGGGCTGATCCGGCGCGATTCCTCGCGCCGCCTGCACGCCTGCCTGCCGCGCTACAGCAAACTCGCAAGCCGTCTCAGCCGCGCGCTGGTCCTGCACGAGGTAACGTTCCGCGAGCTCTATGAGGCCTCGATGACGCTGGAGGTAGCCAGCATCGAGGGCGCGGTGGAGCGTGCGAGCGAGGAGAATCTCGCCGAGCTCGCCGGCAATCTCGCGCGCAGCGAGGCCGTGGTCGGCGATCCCGCGCTGCTGGCCGAATGCGATGCCGAATTCCACGTGCTGGTCGCAAAAGCCTCGCAAAACCGCGTGCTCCAGCTCGCGCGCGAGCCCGCGGCGCAATTGTTCTATCCGACCACCGAGATGATCGTGACCGGTGTCGCCGAAGGCGGCCCGCGTCTCGTCGCGGCGCACCGCCATCTCATTGACGCGATCCGCGACCGCGACCGCGAGGCCGGCGTGCTCTGGACTCGCCGGCATTTGCAGGACTGGCGCCGCGGCTTCGAGAAGATTGCTTCGCTCGATCGCTCGGTCGAGCACATGTACATGGAGCACGCGCAGGCGGCCCGGCGCCGGTAG
- a CDS encoding HlyD family secretion protein translates to MNFTPGRVIAAIAVLVAGGGYYYWQHRDTNTLPAGFARGNGRIEAVEIDIATKTPGRIREILVNEGDFVRAGQILARMDTEQLQAQRRQAEAQLQRASINVETAKSLVNQREAERKAAEAVVDQRIAQLDTTSRKLDRSEQLIRTSAVSQQVLDDDRSANATAKAALAASHAQVAASEAAISSSRAMVIDAGASVDAAKAAIESINADLNDSVLKAPRDGRVQYRVSQPGEVLAAGGRVLNMVDLGDVYMTFFLPTADAGRVAMGAEVRLVLDAIPQYVIPAKATFVADVAQFTPKTVETEEERQKLMFRIKAHIAPELLRQHIEHVKTGLPGMAYVQLDPTAQWPDNLKIKLTR, encoded by the coding sequence ATGAACTTCACTCCGGGTCGCGTCATCGCCGCGATCGCCGTCCTCGTTGCTGGCGGCGGCTATTACTATTGGCAGCACCGCGATACCAACACGCTGCCTGCAGGCTTCGCCCGCGGCAACGGCCGCATCGAGGCAGTCGAGATCGACATCGCGACCAAGACGCCGGGCCGGATTCGCGAGATCCTGGTCAACGAGGGCGACTTCGTGCGCGCGGGCCAGATTCTGGCGCGCATGGACACCGAGCAATTGCAGGCCCAGCGCCGCCAGGCCGAAGCACAGCTGCAGCGCGCGTCCATCAACGTCGAGACCGCCAAGAGCCTGGTGAACCAGCGCGAAGCCGAACGCAAGGCCGCGGAGGCCGTGGTCGACCAACGCATCGCCCAGCTCGACACCACGAGCCGCAAGCTCGATCGTTCCGAACAATTGATCAGAACCAGCGCGGTATCGCAGCAGGTGCTGGACGACGACCGCTCTGCCAACGCCACGGCCAAGGCGGCGCTTGCCGCGTCCCACGCTCAGGTCGCGGCATCCGAGGCCGCGATCAGCTCCTCCCGCGCCATGGTGATCGACGCGGGCGCTTCGGTCGACGCCGCGAAGGCCGCGATCGAAAGCATCAATGCCGACCTCAATGACAGCGTGCTGAAGGCGCCGCGCGACGGCCGCGTGCAGTATCGCGTGTCGCAGCCCGGCGAGGTGCTCGCCGCCGGCGGCCGCGTCCTCAACATGGTCGATCTCGGCGACGTCTACATGACGTTCTTCCTGCCGACGGCCGATGCTGGCCGCGTCGCGATGGGCGCCGAGGTTCGCCTCGTGCTCGACGCCATCCCGCAATATGTGATCCCCGCCAAGGCCACCTTCGTCGCCGACGTCGCGCAATTCACGCCCAAGACCGTCGAGACCGAGGAGGAGCGTCAGAAGCTGATGTTCCGCATCAAGGCACATATCGCGCCCGAGCTGCTGCGCCAGCACATCGAGCACGTGAAGACCGGCCTGCCCGGCATGGCCTATGTGCAGCTCGATCCGACCGCACAATGGCCCGACAATCTCAAGATCAAGCTGACGAGATGA
- a CDS encoding acyl-CoA synthetase codes for MTGDTAATISKAREHSIGDLLRRSGGREPNKLAVSCGDVSWTFAEMDAICNRLGRGLLGLGVKKGDRLAVLSRNSHAFAALRFAVARIGAVLVPINFMLNPDEINFILKSSGAKLLAAGPDFVEPARAASARDCAVEKMIWLPGEDPASAPAGLTTFDDLLHSDGSFLEASVDSRDLAQIVYTSGTESLPKGAMLTHEAVMWQYVSCIIDGGMSVDDKFLHALPLYHCAQLDVFLGPQVYLGASGVITGKPTADNILALIEAHKITSFFAPPTIWIAMLRSPNFDKSDLSSLQKGYYGASIMPVEVLLELQRRLPAVKFWNFYGQTEIAPLATVLRPEDQLRKAGSAGKPVLNVETRVVNTSMENVEVGEVGEIVHRSPHLLSGYYNDPVKTAAAFTGGWFHSGDLATVDEEGHITVVDRVKDMIKTGGENVASREVEEMVYRIPAVSEVAVVGLPDPRWIEAVTAIVVVKSGEKLDEDAVIKHCAGQMAHFKVPKRVIFVDALPKNPSGKLLKRELRQRFVGGETLDKAIQKNFGA; via the coding sequence ATGACAGGCGACACCGCAGCCACCATCTCGAAAGCGCGCGAACATTCCATCGGCGATCTCCTGCGCCGCTCGGGGGGCCGTGAGCCGAACAAGCTTGCGGTGAGCTGCGGTGATGTGAGCTGGACCTTTGCCGAGATGGATGCGATCTGCAACCGGCTCGGCCGCGGTCTGCTCGGGCTCGGCGTGAAGAAGGGCGATCGCCTCGCGGTGCTGTCGCGCAATTCGCACGCCTTCGCCGCGCTGCGCTTCGCGGTGGCGCGGATCGGCGCGGTGCTGGTGCCGATCAACTTCATGCTCAATCCGGACGAGATCAATTTCATCCTGAAAAGCTCCGGCGCAAAGTTGCTCGCGGCGGGGCCGGACTTCGTCGAGCCCGCGCGCGCGGCCAGCGCCAGGGATTGCGCCGTCGAGAAGATGATCTGGCTGCCGGGCGAGGATCCCGCGTCGGCGCCGGCGGGCCTCACCACCTTCGACGATCTACTTCATTCCGACGGCTCATTCCTGGAAGCCTCGGTCGACAGCCGCGATCTCGCGCAGATCGTCTACACCTCGGGCACCGAATCGCTGCCCAAGGGTGCGATGCTGACCCATGAAGCGGTGATGTGGCAGTATGTCAGCTGCATCATCGATGGCGGCATGAGCGTGGATGACAAGTTCCTGCACGCGCTGCCGCTCTATCACTGCGCTCAGCTCGACGTCTTTCTGGGGCCGCAAGTGTATCTCGGCGCCTCCGGGGTGATCACGGGCAAGCCGACCGCCGACAACATCCTGGCGCTGATCGAGGCCCACAAGATCACTTCGTTCTTCGCGCCGCCGACGATCTGGATCGCGATGCTGCGCTCGCCGAATTTCGACAAGTCCGACCTGTCGTCCCTGCAGAAGGGCTATTACGGCGCCTCGATCATGCCGGTGGAAGTTTTGCTCGAGCTGCAGCGCCGCTTGCCCGCCGTAAAATTCTGGAACTTCTACGGCCAGACCGAGATCGCGCCGCTCGCGACCGTGCTGCGTCCGGAGGACCAGCTCCGAAAGGCAGGCTCGGCAGGCAAGCCGGTGCTCAATGTCGAGACGCGCGTCGTCAACACGTCAATGGAAAACGTTGAGGTCGGCGAGGTCGGCGAGATCGTGCACCGCTCGCCGCATCTATTGTCCGGATATTACAACGATCCCGTGAAGACCGCGGCAGCATTCACCGGCGGCTGGTTTCACTCCGGCGATCTCGCCACCGTCGACGAAGAGGGCCACATCACCGTGGTCGATCGCGTCAAGGACATGATCAAGACCGGCGGGGAGAACGTTGCCAGCCGCGAGGTCGAGGAGATGGTATATCGTATCCCGGCGGTTTCCGAGGTCGCCGTCGTCGGCCTGCCCGATCCGCGCTGGATCGAGGCGGTCACCGCCATCGTCGTGGTCAAGAGCGGCGAAAAGCTGGACGAGGACGCCGTCATCAAGCACTGCGCCGGCCAGATGGCGCATTTCAAGGTGCCCAAGCGCGTCATCTTCGTGGATGCCTTGCCGAAGAATCCGAGCGGCAAGCTGCTCAAGCGCGAACTGCGCCAGCGCTTCGTCGGCGGCGAGACGCTCGACAAGGCGATCCAGAAGAATTTTGGCGCGTAA
- a CDS encoding OpgC domain-containing protein, which produces MITRDQSALLAPVERDLRLDLFRGIGLWMIFLDHIPHDVVAWLTLRNYGFSDAAEFFVFISGYLVGWIYGPIVAGGWFLAAMKRLWRRAAELYVAHIMLFLLFTAQIARTARRFDNPMYQHEFNVFNFLAHPDELIGQAIVLKYKPVNLDVLPLYITLVLASPFIVWCLVRRPNLTLAASVVLYVLSRWFNWNVASYPPGTTWYFNPFCWQLMFVFAAWCGVGQIDKIARWVWSRAAMGLAAAWLVFALLIVMTWHVPALEALIPKWMIKAIYPIDKTDLDMLRFTHFLALAIWVTHFLSRKWRALHGAWLRPVILCGQHSLPIFCLGVFLSFSAHWILTQYTRGIWEQLAVSIVGIVIMVGAAWLLDRAERVPNLFVKVTEVEEPEMVESAQAATAGAAPASR; this is translated from the coding sequence ATGATCACACGGGACCAGTCAGCTTTGTTGGCGCCGGTCGAGCGCGACCTCAGGCTCGATCTCTTCCGCGGCATCGGCCTGTGGATGATCTTCCTCGACCACATCCCGCACGACGTCGTGGCCTGGCTGACGCTGCGCAATTACGGCTTCAGCGACGCCGCCGAGTTCTTCGTCTTCATCTCCGGCTATCTGGTCGGCTGGATCTACGGCCCGATCGTCGCCGGCGGCTGGTTTCTCGCCGCGATGAAGCGGCTGTGGCGGCGTGCGGCCGAGCTGTATGTCGCGCACATCATGCTGTTTCTGCTGTTCACCGCGCAGATCGCCCGCACCGCGCGCCGCTTCGACAATCCGATGTACCAGCACGAGTTCAACGTGTTCAACTTCCTGGCGCATCCGGACGAGCTGATCGGGCAGGCGATCGTGCTGAAATACAAACCGGTCAATCTCGACGTGCTGCCGCTCTACATCACGCTGGTGCTCGCCTCGCCCTTCATCGTCTGGTGCCTGGTGCGCCGGCCCAACCTGACGCTCGCCGCCTCGGTCGTGCTCTATGTGCTGTCGCGCTGGTTCAACTGGAACGTCGCTTCCTACCCGCCCGGCACGACCTGGTACTTCAACCCGTTCTGCTGGCAATTGATGTTCGTGTTTGCGGCCTGGTGCGGCGTCGGGCAGATCGACAAGATCGCGAGGTGGGTGTGGTCGAGGGCGGCGATGGGTCTGGCCGCGGCCTGGCTGGTGTTCGCGCTGCTGATCGTGATGACCTGGCACGTCCCAGCGCTCGAGGCGCTGATCCCGAAATGGATGATCAAGGCGATCTACCCGATCGACAAGACCGATCTCGACATGCTGCGCTTCACGCATTTCCTGGCATTGGCAATCTGGGTCACCCACTTCCTCTCGCGCAAATGGCGGGCGCTGCATGGGGCCTGGCTGCGCCCCGTGATCCTCTGCGGCCAGCATTCGCTGCCGATCTTCTGCCTCGGCGTGTTCCTGTCGTTCTCGGCGCACTGGATCCTGACGCAGTACACCAGGGGCATCTGGGAGCAGCTCGCCGTCTCCATCGTCGGCATCGTCATCATGGTCGGCGCGGCCTGGCTGCTCGACCGCGCCGAGCGTGTGCCGAACCTGTTCGTGAAGGTGACGGAGGTCGAGGAGCCGGAGATGGTCGAGAGCGCGCAGGCCGCGACCGCCGGCGCGGCTCCCGCGAGCCGCTGA
- a CDS encoding ABC transporter substrate-binding protein — MRSIAALVSAAGLLSAALITPASAQQAPLKIGVLSDFSSVYSDIGGMGNVEATKMAIEDFGGQMFGKPIDMVSADVLNKPDVASTIARKWWETEGVDMIIDLPTSATALAVMELSKQYEKIMIVTDAASSDITGKSCSPYTAHWTYDTYANAHTVGSAIVKNGGDTWFFLTADYVFGHSVERDTGDVVKAAGGKVLGSVKHPLNTADFSSFLLQAQASKAKIIGLANGGGDTINAIKQAGEFGIVAGGQNLAAIVMFISDVHSLGLKLAQGLIITEAYYWDLNDKTRAFGKRFLERVKRMPTMNQAATYSATLHYLKAVQAAGTRDTKTVMAKMRELPVKDAFTDNGVLREDGRMVHSMYLFQVKKPEESKGPWDYYKLLAEVPADQAFRPLKDGGCPLVK, encoded by the coding sequence ATGAGATCTATCGCAGCACTCGTGTCTGCGGCCGGCTTGCTGTCGGCTGCCCTGATCACCCCCGCCTCGGCCCAGCAGGCGCCGCTCAAGATCGGCGTGCTCTCCGACTTCTCCTCCGTCTATTCCGACATTGGCGGCATGGGGAATGTCGAGGCGACCAAAATGGCGATCGAGGATTTCGGCGGGCAGATGTTCGGCAAGCCGATCGACATGGTCTCGGCCGACGTGCTCAACAAGCCCGACGTCGCCTCGACCATCGCCCGCAAATGGTGGGAGACCGAGGGCGTCGACATGATCATCGACCTGCCGACGTCGGCGACCGCGCTTGCGGTGATGGAGCTGTCGAAGCAGTACGAGAAGATCATGATCGTGACGGATGCGGCCAGCTCCGACATCACGGGAAAATCCTGCTCGCCCTACACCGCGCACTGGACCTACGACACCTACGCCAACGCGCACACCGTCGGCAGCGCCATCGTCAAGAACGGCGGCGACACCTGGTTCTTCCTCACCGCCGACTACGTGTTCGGCCATTCGGTCGAGCGCGATACCGGCGATGTCGTGAAGGCTGCGGGCGGCAAGGTGCTCGGCAGCGTCAAGCATCCGCTCAATACCGCCGACTTCTCCTCGTTCCTGCTTCAGGCCCAGGCCTCCAAGGCCAAGATCATCGGCCTCGCCAACGGCGGCGGCGACACCATCAACGCGATCAAGCAGGCTGGCGAGTTCGGCATCGTCGCCGGCGGCCAGAACCTGGCCGCGATCGTGATGTTCATCTCCGACGTGCACAGCCTCGGCTTGAAGCTCGCGCAAGGCCTGATCATCACGGAGGCCTATTACTGGGATCTCAACGACAAGACCCGCGCCTTCGGCAAGCGCTTCCTCGAGCGCGTCAAGCGCATGCCGACGATGAACCAGGCCGCCACCTACAGCGCGACGCTGCATTACCTCAAGGCCGTGCAGGCCGCCGGCACCAGGGACACCAAGACGGTGATGGCGAAGATGCGCGAGCTGCCGGTGAAGGACGCCTTCACCGACAACGGCGTGCTGCGCGAGGACGGCCGCATGGTGCACAGCATGTACCTGTTCCAGGTGAAGAAGCCCGAGGAATCCAAAGGGCCGTGGGATTACTACAAGCTGCTCGCCGAGGTGCCCGCCGACCAGGCGTTCCGGCCGCTGAAGGATGGCGGCTGCCCGCTGGTGAAATAG
- the rbbA gene encoding ribosome-associated ATPase/putative transporter RbbA yields MSATATADASAAAGSVVHLEGVGLSYGKARALDAITLDLPSGCMVGLIGPDGVGKSSLLSLIAGARAIQDGRIHVLGGDMASSRHRRNVCPDIAYMPQGLGKNLYPTLSVFENIDFFGRLFGHDKAERHRRIAGLLRDTGLTPFADRPAAKLSGGMKQKVGLCCALIHDPELLILDEPTTGVDPLSRRQFWELITSIRDSRPGMSVIVSTAYMEEAAQFDFLIAMNAGRVLATGTPTELKRQTGADTLDDAFIRLLPDADRSNYTNVVIPPRAEDHDEIAIEADHLTRRFNGFVAVDDVSFRIRKGEIFGFLGSSGCGKTTTMKMLTGLLPVSEGTARLFGKTIDAGDMSVRRRIGYMSQGFSLYSELTVAQNLDLHARLFELPAETIAPRISEMISRFDLADVTEALPDALPLGLRQRLSLAVAMIHAPDILILDEPTSGVDPVARDRFWQILAELSRKDNVTIFVSTHFMNEAERCDRVSLMHAGKVLTSDTPAAIVAARGTATLEQAFIACLEEAIADKAEPAGQPAIASPLPAATAQPPRKRGATFNPTRMLAYSRREALELRRDPIRATLAILGSVLLLFVLGYGISMDVENLTFAVLDRDDSAISRDYSLQIAGSRYFTEKSPITDYADLDRRMRAGEIGLAIELPPGFGRDVSRGRHVEIGAWVDGANPTRAETLRSYAQAIHATWLAQKGRELYGEAAIAGAYQLQLRYRYNPDVISVVAMAPGIIPLLLIMIPAVLAALAVVREKELGSIVNFYVTPVTRLEFLLGTQLPYVVLAFGNFLLLVGFALVVFRVPFTGSFPTYALAALLYVTATTGMGLVISAFMSSQIAALFGTVLVTLIPAIQYSGLIDPVSSLQGLGALVGRLYPTTYFVTISRGTFSKGLAFDTLHNDLLALAIMVPVLVIAGAMLKKQAR; encoded by the coding sequence ATGAGCGCGACTGCCACAGCCGATGCATCGGCTGCCGCCGGCAGCGTGGTGCATCTGGAAGGCGTGGGCCTGAGCTATGGCAAGGCCCGGGCGCTCGATGCCATCACGCTCGACCTGCCGTCCGGCTGCATGGTCGGACTGATCGGCCCCGACGGCGTCGGCAAATCGAGCCTGCTGTCGCTGATCGCCGGAGCCCGCGCGATCCAGGACGGACGCATCCACGTGCTCGGCGGCGATATGGCAAGCTCGCGCCATCGCCGCAACGTGTGCCCCGACATCGCCTATATGCCGCAGGGGCTCGGCAAGAATCTGTATCCGACACTGTCGGTGTTCGAGAACATCGACTTCTTCGGCCGTCTGTTCGGACACGACAAGGCCGAGCGGCACAGGCGGATCGCCGGCCTGCTGCGCGACACCGGGCTCACGCCCTTCGCCGACCGGCCGGCGGCAAAACTCTCCGGCGGCATGAAGCAGAAGGTCGGCCTGTGCTGCGCCCTGATCCACGATCCCGAACTCTTGATCCTGGACGAGCCGACCACCGGCGTTGATCCGCTGTCGCGCCGCCAGTTCTGGGAATTGATCACCTCGATCCGCGATAGCCGGCCCGGCATGAGCGTGATCGTCTCGACCGCCTACATGGAAGAGGCCGCGCAGTTCGACTTCCTGATCGCGATGAATGCCGGCCGCGTGCTGGCGACCGGAACGCCTACCGAGCTCAAGCGGCAGACCGGCGCGGATACGCTCGATGACGCCTTCATTCGCCTTTTGCCCGACGCGGATCGCAGCAACTACACCAATGTCGTCATCCCGCCGCGCGCCGAGGACCATGACGAGATCGCGATCGAGGCCGACCACCTGACCCGACGGTTCAACGGCTTCGTGGCCGTCGACGACGTCAGCTTCCGCATCAGGAAGGGTGAGATCTTCGGCTTCCTCGGCTCGAGCGGGTGCGGCAAGACCACGACCATGAAGATGCTCACGGGCCTCCTGCCGGTGAGCGAAGGCACCGCGCGGCTGTTCGGCAAGACCATCGATGCCGGCGACATGTCGGTGCGGCGGCGCATCGGCTACATGTCGCAGGGCTTCTCGCTCTATTCGGAGCTCACGGTCGCGCAAAATCTCGATCTGCATGCGCGGCTGTTCGAGCTGCCGGCGGAGACCATCGCCCCGCGCATCAGCGAGATGATCAGCCGGTTCGACCTCGCCGACGTTACCGAGGCCCTGCCCGATGCGTTGCCGCTCGGGCTGCGGCAGCGATTGTCGCTGGCGGTCGCCATGATCCATGCGCCCGACATCCTCATCCTCGACGAGCCGACCTCCGGCGTGGATCCGGTCGCCCGCGACCGCTTCTGGCAGATCCTCGCCGAGCTCTCCCGCAAGGACAACGTCACCATCTTCGTCTCGACCCATTTCATGAACGAGGCCGAGCGCTGCGACCGGGTCTCGCTGATGCATGCGGGCAAGGTGCTGACGTCGGACACACCCGCGGCGATCGTGGCCGCACGCGGCACCGCGACGCTGGAGCAGGCCTTCATCGCCTGCCTGGAAGAGGCGATCGCGGATAAGGCGGAGCCGGCCGGCCAGCCTGCGATCGCATCGCCCCTACCGGCCGCGACAGCGCAGCCGCCACGCAAGCGCGGCGCGACGTTCAATCCGACCCGCATGCTCGCCTATTCCCGGCGCGAGGCACTCGAACTGCGGCGCGATCCGATCCGCGCCACGCTCGCAATCCTCGGCAGCGTGCTGCTGCTGTTCGTGCTCGGCTATGGCATCAGCATGGACGTCGAGAACCTGACTTTCGCCGTGCTCGACCGCGACGACAGCGCGATCAGCCGCGATTACAGCCTCCAGATCGCGGGCTCGCGCTACTTTACCGAAAAATCCCCCATCACCGACTATGCCGATCTCGACCGTCGCATGCGCGCCGGCGAGATCGGGCTTGCCATCGAGCTGCCGCCGGGCTTCGGTCGTGACGTCAGCCGCGGCCGCCATGTCGAGATCGGCGCCTGGGTCGACGGCGCCAATCCGACGCGGGCCGAAACGCTGCGCTCCTACGCCCAGGCGATCCACGCCACCTGGCTCGCGCAAAAGGGCCGCGAGCTCTATGGCGAGGCGGCGATCGCCGGCGCCTATCAGCTCCAGCTGCGCTACCGCTACAATCCCGATGTCATCAGCGTCGTCGCCATGGCGCCGGGCATCATTCCGCTGCTGCTGATCATGATTCCGGCCGTGCTCGCCGCGCTCGCGGTCGTGCGCGAGAAGGAGCTCGGCTCGATCGTCAATTTCTACGTGACGCCGGTGACGCGGCTGGAATTCCTGCTCGGCACGCAGCTGCCCTATGTCGTGCTGGCGTTCGGAAATTTCCTCCTTCTCGTCGGCTTTGCCCTCGTCGTCTTCCGTGTCCCCTTCACCGGGAGCTTTCCGACCTACGCGCTCGCCGCGCTGCTCTACGTCACGGCGACGACCGGCATGGGGCTGGTGATCTCGGCCTTCATGAGCAGCCAGATCGCGGCCCTGTTCGGCACCGTTCTGGTCACGCTGATTCCGGCCATCCAGTATTCCGGGCTGATCGATCCGGTTTCCTCGCTGCAGGGACTTGGTGCCCTGGTCGGGCGGCTCTATCCCACCACCTATTTCGTCACGATCTCGCGCGGCACCTTCTCCAAGGGCCTGGCGTTCGACACCCTCCACAACGATCTGCTGGCGCTCGCGATCATGGTCCCCGTCCTGGTGATTGCCGGCGCGATGCTGAAGAAACAGGCCCGCTGA